From Penicillium digitatum chromosome 5, complete sequence, one genomic window encodes:
- a CDS encoding mitochondrial 37S ribosomal protein uS15m, with the protein MPPRISVQSSLKVLTGSTYGSSPLSNSINTSVRAASSKVQIRRKHDPFLMAQARQRKTANISRQKVLAEERESSLGDPVKSQPTPFILEMTAIQSNSHIPSSLSEDLNYYLKSTELDAALDFSKDLTAPLKNPDRNAADPQVEKEAVNLHNQEHRNAQEAINRIVNLNNGNTKDRVRLNITKCIETFGRHYTDSILPPKPSAVTHESSPVNPERAPRVGPDTGSAEVQAAILTVKIMNLSRHLETANKDKHNKRNMQLLVHKRQKLLQYVRKKERGGPRWQNLMGTLGLSDAAWKGEIAL; encoded by the exons ATGCCTCCGCGCATTTCAGTTCAGTCCTCTCTCAAGGTATTGACCG GATCGACCTACGGATCTAGCCCGTTGTCCAATTCGATCAACACTTCTGTCAGAGCTGCCTCCAGCAAGGTCCAAATCCGGAGGAAACATGATCCATTCCTGATGGCCCAGGCGCGCCAGCGTAAGACAGCCAATATCTCCCGCCAGAAAGTCCTTGCGGAGGAACGGGAATCCTCGCTCGGAGACCCTGTCAAGAGCCAGCCGACACCATTTATCCTAGAGATGACAGCAATCCAAAGCAACTCACACATCCCATCATCCTTATCTGAGGATCTCAACTACTACTTGAAATCGACCGAGCTGGATGCCGCCCTCGACTTCTCCAAGGATTTGACCGCACCGCTTAAAAATCCCGATCGCAACGCAGCCGATCCTCAAGTTGAGAAGGAGGCAGTCAATCTGCACAACCAAGAGCATAGGAATGCCCAAGAAGCAATCAACCGGATTGTGAATCTGAACAATGGAAATACCAAGGACCGCGTGCGCCTCAACATTACAAAGTGCATCGAAACATTTGGGCGACACTACACAGACTCAATTCTCCCACCGAAGCCTTCGGCTGTGACCCATGAATCTTCCCCTGTTAATCCGGAACGTGCACCGCGTGTTGGACCCGATACCGGCTCTGCAGAGGTGCAAGCTGCGATCCTGACCGTAAAAATCATGAACCTCTCCCGACACCTCGAGACCgccaacaaggacaaacacAACAAGCGCAACATGCAACTACTTGTCCACAAGCGCCAGAAGCTGCTACAATATGTCCGCAAGAAGGAACGTGGAGGTCCCCGGTGGCAGAACCTGATGGGGACATTGGGATTGTCTGACGCCGCGTGGAAGGGAGAGATTGCTCTATGA
- a CDS encoding 40S ribosomal protein uS2: MAPSQLPPVFNPTAQDIEMLLAAQCHLGSKNLQVHMEPYLWKLRADGVNVLNIGKTWEKIVLAARIIAAIDNPADVCVISARPYGQRAVLKFASHTGATAIAGRFTPGNFTNYITRSFKEPRLIIVTDPRTDAQAIKEASYVNIPVIALCDTDSPTEFVDVAIPTNNKGRHAIGLVWWMLAREVLRLRGTLATRETEWDTVVDLYFYRDPEAEENKEIADEAKVAGAEEIGAGAIESGFAGENWDASAPGAGNPGTAFAASAATATAGATSWDAEGADWAASSAPPTTEWAEAQPAAGEAKW, encoded by the exons ATGGCCCCTTCCCAGCTCCCCCCGGTTTTCAACCCTACCGCGCAGGACATCGAGATGCTCCTTGCCGCTCAGTGCCACCTTGGTTCCAAGAACCTTCAGGTGCACATGGAGCCTTACCTATGGAAGCTCCGTGCCGACGGTGTCAACGTCCTGAACATTGGCAAGACCTG GGAGAAGATCGTCCTGGCTGCCCGTATCATCGCCGCCATCGACAACCCCGCCGATGTCTGTGTCATCTCCGCTCGTCCCTACGGTCAGCGTGCTGTCCTGAAGTTCGCCTCCCACACCGGTGCCACCGCCATTGCCGGTCGTTTCACCCCCGGTAACTTCACCAACTACATCACCCGCTCTTTCAAGGAGCCCCGTCTCATCATCGTGACCGACCCTCGCACTGATGCCCAGGCCATCAAGGAGGCTTCTTATGTCAACATCCCCGTCATTGCCCTTTGCGACACTGACTCCCCCACCGAATTCGTCGATGTTGCCATCCCCACCAACAACAAGGGTCGCCACGCCATCGGTCTCGTCTGGTGGATGCTCGCCCGTGAGGTCCTTCGTCTCCGCGGTACTCTCGCTACCCGTGAGACCGAGTGGGACACCGTTGTCGATCTCTACTTCTACCGCGAccccgaggccgaggagaacAAGGAGATTGCTGATGAGGCCAAGGTCGCTGGTGCTGAGGAGATCGGTGCCGGTGCCATCGAGTCCGGCTTCGCTGGTGAGAACTGGGATGCCTCCGCCCCCGGCGCTGGTAACCCCGGTACTGCCTTCGCTGCCTCCGCTGCCACCGCTACTGCCGGTGCCACCAGCTGGGATGCCGAGGGTGCCGACTGGGCCGCCAGCTCCGCTCCCCCCACCACCGAGTGGGCTGAGGCTCAGCCCGCAGCTGGTGAGGCCAAGTGGTAA
- a CDS encoding Rho-like small GTPase, putative: protein MAEADPYPESNHSVSLLLLGDPGCGKSTFLSRLKSGRPLPSGPSNTDANTLELLRDGDQPFIYDIRFSKKTFTLELYDTSNPNQHWTNLRPDVAVLAYDISNRNTLAGLKEWRNDITRYFQYGHSERLPVMMIGLKRDLRREGEGIIYPQEGYRIAQELRCDRYAECSAVTGELLVETFEDLARLAAMTTTEKGGQSEGTSCVVM, encoded by the exons ATGGCCGAGGCAGATCCATACCCGGAGAGTAACCACTCAGTCTCTCTACTTCTACTTGGAGATCCAGGATGTGGGAAATCAACATTCTTATC TCGCCTGAAGAGTGGAAGACCACTCCCATCAGGGCCATCTAATACTGACGCAAATACCCTTGAACTATTACGAGATGGTGATCAGCCTTTCATCTACGACATCAGGTTCTCAAAAAAGACATTCACTTTAGAGCTTTACGACACATCCAACCCAAACCAGCACTGGACCAATCTTCGACCCGATGTCGCCGTTCTAGCCTATGATATTTCCAATCGAAACACACTTGCTGGACTAAAAGAG TGGCGAAATGACATTACGCGCTACTTCCAATACGGTCATAGCGAGCGGCTTCCAGTGATGATGATAGGCCTGAAAAGGGATCTGCGGAGAGAAGGTGAGGGCATCATCTATCCACAAGAA GGCTATCGTATTGCACAGGAACTTCGTTGCGATAGATACGCCGAGTGTTCGGCTGTCACAGGCGAGCTGCTTGTAGAGACGTTTGAAGATCTTGCTAGATTGGCGGCAATGACGACGACTGAAAAAGGTGGTCAGTCTGAGGGCACCTCTTGCGTTGTTATGTGA
- a CDS encoding Pseudouridylate synthase 3 produces MADTSNKGQPDYSAWSNSSLIARITELERQLKSQTAEFTAPTEELSQAPRSSSAPISTDVQEPAIPLPETFNPSKKRPHSPPDSDTTPVPAPTRPVKAPKPPKPDRIFDPSKYSTRFIALKFAYLGQAYNGLEHTNGNTTPLPTVEEILWKALRRTRLISPETTSDMEPTDREERVPMRPYHLHWDGCDYSKAGRTDKGVSAFGQVIGLRVRSQRPVPKTPAAGDDAMNVDSVSTEKEWDDVADEMNYINVLNRVLPEDIRVLAWCPNPPPGFDARFSCRERRYKYFFTNPAFTPTPGSVGFQNRAQNGNGPRSELREGWLDIEAMREAAKHFEGLHDFRNFCKLDTNKQIDNFERIIHHSSIEAVNAKVNPVGYVGQPGFQAKEGCVPDPDLLSPDMISQNVPQVYTFNLHGSAFLWHQVRHMVAILFLVGQGLESPSIVPELLDITKNPRKPTYSMADDAPLVLWDCIFPDLESGSHLDSLNWIYAGDSPVKGKGSAKGDSKFGMRGTVESLWTVWRKRKIDEILAGALLDLTVSQGNQNVEDIDNQWQNAADSKKANRGAKVWYGGNDTIVGGKYTPVDKKSKMQTVEVQNAKGLLTKQRRLAKGEAARTALE; encoded by the coding sequence ATGGCGGACACCAGCAATAAGGGACAACCCGACTATTCGGCCTGGAGTAACTCCAGCCTCATCGCGCGCATCACAGAGCTAGAGCGTCAGCTTAAATCTCAGACGGCAGAATTTACAGCGCCGACCGAAGAGCTGTCGCAAGCTCCCCGTTCCTCTTCCGCGCCCATCTCCACCGACGTCCAGGAGCCTGCGATCCCTCTCCCTGAGACCTTCAATCCTTCTAAGAAGCGACCCCACTCTCCTCCAGATAGCGACACTACCCCAGTGCCTGCGCCGACGCGGCCAGTCAAAGCCCCGAAACCTCCAAAACCCGATCGCATTTTTGACCCCTCCAAATACTCGACGCGGTTCATTGCGCTCAAGTTCGCATATTTGGGACAGGCATACAATGGACTCGAACATACAAATGGAAATACTACACCTCTGCCTACCGTTGAAGAGATTCTGTGGAAGGCATTGCGGCGAACACGCCTCATCTCTCCCGAAACCACCTCTGATATGGAGCCAACCGATAGAGAGGAGCGCGTCCCAATGCGTCCCTACCACCTTCACTGGGATGGATGCGATTATTCTAAAGCAGGTCGCACGGATAAGGGCGTGAGCGCTTTTGGGCAGGTTATTGGACTGCGGGTCCGCAGTCAACGGCCCGTGCCTAAGACCCCCGCTGCGGGCGATGATGCGATGAACGTTGACTCGGTGTCTACTGAAAAGGAGTGGGATGATGTAGCCGATGAAATGAACTATATCAATGTTCTAAATAGGGTGCTTCCGGAAGATATCAGGGTTCTGGCGTGGTGTCCTAACCCGCCGCCTGGTTTCGATGCCCGCTTCTCCTGCCGAGAACGTCGGTACAAGTACTTCTTCACCAACCCCGCGTTCACTCCAACTCCTGGGTCCGTTGGGTTCCAGAACCGTGCACAGAACGGCAATGGTCCGCGCTCTGAGCTTCGCGAGGGCTGGCTAGACATTGAGGCTATGCGAGAGGCAGCCAAGCATTTCGAGGGCCTACATGATTTCCGAAATTTCTGCAAGTTGGACACCAACAAGCAGATTGATAATTTCGAACGCATAATCCATCACTCTAGTATCGAAGCCGTCAATGCCAAGGTCAACCCTGTGGGCTATGTTGGCCAACCTGGATTCCAAGCCAAAGAGGGTTGTGTGCCCGACCCGGATTTGCTGTCCCCCGATATGATTTCTCAAAATGTTCCTCAGGTATACACGTTCAACCTCCACGGTTCTGCCTTCTTGTGGCACCAGGTGCGACACATGGTTGCAATTTTGTTCCTAGTCGGACAGGGACTCGAGTCCCCATCTATCGTCCCTGAACTGCTGGACATTACCAAGAATCCGCGAAAGCCGACATACTCGATGGCTGATGATGCTCCGCTGGTTCTTTGGGACTGTATTTTCCCCGACCTAGAGTCTGGCAGTCACCTGGATTCCTTGAACTGGATCTATGCTGGTGACAGCCCTGTAAAGGGCAAGGGAAGCGCCAAGGGTGATAGCAAGTTCGGAATGCGGGGCACCGTTGAAAGTCTGTGGACCGTCTGGAGAAAGCGAAAGATAGATGAGATTCTGGCGGGTGCTCTGCTGGACTTGACGGTCAGCCAGGGTAACCAGAACGTGGAAGACATTGACAACCAGTGGCAAAATGCGGCAGATTCTAAGAAAGCAAACAGAGGTGCCAAGGTCTGGTATGGTGGAAATGACACTATTGTTGGCGGGAAATATACCCCTGTCGACAAGAAGTCCAAGATGCAGACTGTGGAAGTTCAAAATGCCAAAGGACTCCTCACAAAGCAGCGAAGACTAGCGAAGGGCGAAGCTGCAAGGACAGCACTGGAATGA
- a CDS encoding GPI-GlcNAc transferase complex, PIG-H component, which produces MAGRLEVQRPSPTTVSFTVSNAHQRSSSPARILFGLQVLLRTILFFCVIGVGIARVRHFFFQEDGRVISWPAVWSSPLGSKLCRLVDSHNPLAIAGVCALVIYGVFKRGYIEESLLVIRGFGIQTSTSSSTYLSTASTRFIPTTQIQDIVIHEAFKGFEVRFYLAVIVEGESDALVVFPHMLPKREILEQVWRGSRRCLYDAKS; this is translated from the exons ATGGCGGGCCGACTAGAAGTTCAGCGTCCCTCTCCGACGACAGTCTCCTTCACGGTATCGAATGCACACCAACGATCGAGTTCCCCCGCTAGAATATTATTTGGTCTCCAAGTACTACTGCGTACAATTTTGTTTTTCTGTGTGATTGGCGTCGGCATTGCGCGCGTCCGAcatttcttcttccaagAAGATGGGAGGGTGATAAGCTGGCCAGCCGTTTGGTCTAGCCCGCTCGGATCCAAACTGTGTCGCTTGGTGGATTCACACAACCCTCTGGCAATTGCTGGGGTTTGTGCATTGGTTATATACGGTGTTTTCAAAAGAGGTTACATCG AGGAATCGCTCTTGGTTATTCGAGGCTTCGGAATCCAGACCTCGACATCGTCCTCGACGTATCTTTCCACTGCCTCAACGAGGTTCATTCCTACCACGCAAATCCAAGATATTGTGATTCACGAAGCCTTCAAGGGTTTCGAAGTCCGCTTCTATTTGGCGGTCATTGTTGAAGGCGAGTCCGATGCTCTGGTAGTCTTCCCG CATATGTTGCCCAAGCGAGAAATCTTAGAACAGGTTTGGAGAGGTTCTCGGCGGTGTCTTTACGACGCGAAGTCATGA
- a CDS encoding Ubiquitin-like modifier HUB1, with the protein MGDRSRSRSPRARENTDRDRPRKTTGGFRWKDKSRTDDFRSDDRRLERGYRDRPRSPRRDRESDRYGDRPRNADRDRGQQRDDRDAPREDREKKAKKEKKEKKPVVAQSSEPMIVVHVNDRLGTKAAIPCLASDPIKLFKAQVAARIGREPHEILLKRQGERPFKDQLTLEDYGVSNGVQLDLEVGTGE; encoded by the exons ATGGGCGACCGGTCACGAAGCAGGTCTCCACGTGCGAGAGAAAATACCGATAGAGATCGCCCCAGAAAGACGACTGGAGGCTTTCGGTGGAAAGACAAAAGCCGCACCGACGATTTCCGCAGCGATGATCGCAGATTAGAACGTGGATACCGAGATCGACCACGATCACCACGACGTGACCGAGAGAGCGATCGCTATGGAGATAGACCGAGAAATGCTGACCGCGACCGGGGTCAACAACGTGACGATCGAGATGCGCCGCGCGAAGACCGGGAAAAGAAAgcgaagaaagagaagaaggagaagaagccgGTCGTTGCGCAATCCTCAGAACCTATGATTGTGGTCCATGTCAATGATCGTCTGGGAACCAAAGCTGCAATCCCCTGTCTTGCCTCAGATCCGATTA AGCTATTCAAAGCCCAAGTGGCAGCTCGAATCGGCCGTGAACCCCACGAAATCCTTCTCAAACGCCAAGGCGAACGCCCTTTTAAAGATCAACTTACACTGGAAGATTATGGAGTGAGCAACGGAGTTCAACTTGACTT GGAGGTTGGAACGGGCGAATGA
- a CDS encoding Ribose-phosphate pyrophosphokinase: MVRNLVVIGGNSHPQLTQSICGVLGIPPAEVLLSKFAVGETRVEIQESVREKDVYIIQSGGGKVNDHLLELLITISACKTASARRVTAVLPLFPYSRQSDIPYDKAGAPLVKASVGGKAANGYTFESTPPTPAPGGKTEGLGLMNGMESLQRSLAKAQLEDSTGSPVKRRGNGLPRSDTADSLKSLSNGTDDATSSSSSKINSFQPRPGYKQWVAQAGTLVADLLTCAGADHIITMDLHDPQYQGFFDIPVDNLYGRPLLKSYIQRNIPSYKQAVIVSPDAGGAKRATAIADQMGMEFALIHKERRPTKITDRQNATMMLVGDVRDRITILIDDLADTSNTITRAAKLLKKEGASQVYALVTHGILSGDAIERINASALDKVVVTNSVDQVEHLRRCPKLEVLEVGHVFGEAIRRVHHGESISVLFQYD, translated from the exons ATGGTTCGCAATCTTGTCGTCATCGGAGGCAACTCCCACCCTCAGTTGACTCAGAGCATTTGCGGTGTTCTCGGAATTCCTCCCGCAGAGGTTTTACTCTCAAAATTCGCTGTGGGTGAGACTCGAGTTGAAATCCAAGAGTCCGTCCGTGAAAAGGATGTCTACATTATTCAATCCGGCGGCGGAAAAGTCAACGACCATCTGCTAGAGCTTCTCATCACCATTTCCGCATGCAAGACTGCCTCGGCCCGACGAGTCACCGCTGTCCTCCCTCTTTTCCCCTACTCTCGCCAGAGTGACATTCCTTACGACAAGGCCGGCGCTCCTCTCGTCAAAGCATCTGTGGGGGGCAAAGCCGCCAATGGCTATACATTCGAGAGCACCCCTCCGACCCCGGCTCCTGGTGGGAAAACTGAAGGCCTCGGCTTGATGAATGGAATGGAAAGCCTCCAGAGGAGCCTTGCTAAGGCTCAACTTGAGGACAGCACTGGCAGCCCTGTGAAGCGGCGGGGCAATGGTCTGCCCCGCAGCGACACAGCGGACTCTCTCAAGTCCTTGTCCAACGGCACCGACGACGCAACGAGCAGCAGCTCCTCCAAGATCAATTCTTTCCAGCCGCGTCCTGGTTACAAACAGTGGGTTGCACAGGCCGGCACCCTGGTGGCAGACCTCCTTACCTGCGCCGGCGCCGATCACATCATCACCATGGATTTGCACGACCCGCAGTACCAGGGATTCTTTGATATCCCAGTCGACAACCTCTACGGCCGTCCTCTTCTGAAGAGCTACATTCAGCGCAACATCCCAAGTTACAAGCAGGCTGTCATTGTCAGCCCCGATGCCGGAGGTGCTAAGCGCGCTACGGCTATTGCTGACCAAATGGGCATGGAATTTGCCCTGATCCACAAG GAGCGCCGCCCCACCAAAATCACTGACCGCCAAAATGCCACCATGATGTTGGTTGGTGATGTCCGTGATCGGATAACCATTCTGATTGATGATCTGGCGGATACCTCGAATACGATTACTCGCGCTGCCAAGTTGCTCAAGAAGGAAGGTGCATCTCAGGTATATGCCCTTGTCACTCATGGTATCCTCAGTGGCGACGCCATCGAGCGCATCAACGCTAGTGCACTTGACAAGGTCGTTGTGACCAACAGCGTGGATCAAGTTGAGCACTTGCGCCGGTGCCCaaagctcgaggtcctggAAGTCGGCCACGTTTTCGGCGAG GCCATCCGCCGTGTGCACCACGGTGAAAGTATCAGTGTTCTCTTCCAGTATGACTGA
- a CDS encoding Haloacid dehalogenase-like hydrolase produces MIALTIFDFDGTLFDTHESISQTIKLTFDALFPAHTPPQSEIHCLIASGAGLADTFKVLHPSPAEVTPIAENEWIEKYRALYATHGQLLIKAFPGAKDLLAELNAHKIPIAIVSNKGVAAVKTALQRNGLNCYVPEDLIIGDKTPGAKRKPDPASFIDVLVSVLKERYGLEELDSGSVLVVGDTVADIQFARNIKSKVCWCRYGYGDREACQELTPDFVVDSLGEVVGIVKA; encoded by the coding sequence ATGATAGCCCTCACAATCTTCGATTTTGACGGCACTCTCTTCGATACCCATGAATCCATCTCCCAAACCATAAAACTCACCTTTGACGCCCTCTTTCCCGCCCACACTCCTCCCCAATCTGAAATCCACTGTCTCATTGCCAGCGGCGCCGGCCTAGCAGATACTTTTAAAGTCCTACATCCTTCCCCAGCGGAAGTCACTCCGATTGCTGAGAACGAGTGGATTGAAAAATACCGCGCTCTCTATGCTACCCATGGTCAACTGCTCATTAAGGCCTTCCCCGGCGCCAAGGATCTCCTGGCCGAACTCAATGCCCACAAGATCCCCATCGCCATCGTCAGCAACAAAGGCGTAGCCGCTGTGAAAACGGCCCTGCAGCGGAATGGTCTGAATTGCTACGTGCCCGAGGATTTAATCATCGGCGATAAGACGCCCGGGGCGAAACGCAAGCCGGATCCTGCTAGCTTCATCGATGTGCTGGTTTCCGTCCTGAAGGAGAGATATGGGCTGGAGGAGCTTGATTCGGGCAGCGTACTGGTGGTGGGTGATACAGTAGCGGATATTCAGTTCGCGAGGAACATTAAGAGCAAGGTCTGCTGGTGTCGGTATGGGTACGGAGACCGAGAGGCTTGTCAGGAATTGACGCCGGATTTTGTGGTTGATTCTTTGGGGGAGGTTGTAGGGATCGTGAAGGCTTAA
- a CDS encoding Vacuolar ATP synthase subunit d, putative, whose amino-acid sequence MEGLFFNVNGGYVEGIVRGYRNSLLSGQNYSNLTQCETIDDVKLQLAPSYGDFLASLSPNPSTSDLASRMTDKLVSEFRYLVAQATGSSAKFLEYMTYGYMIDNIALLITGTLHERDTRELLERCHPLGWFETLPVLCVATNIEELYNSVLIETPLAAYFKDSLSHQDLDELNIEIVRNTLYKNYLEDFYNFINTHPDFSGTPTQDVMAEILQFEADRRSINITLNSFGTELSKLERRKLYPEFGKLYPEGSLMLSRAEDVEGVALAVSAVADYKAFFDAVGLSQSSGGLGGMGGGPADGKSLEDLFYQKEMDLSKLVFTRQFTPAVVYAWMKLKEQEIRNITWISECIAQNQKERIGNFISVF is encoded by the exons ATGGAGGGCCTATTCTTTAATGTTAACGGCGG ATATGTCGAGGGCATTGTTCGCGGCTATCGGAACAGCCTGTTGAGCGGCCAGAACTATTCAAATCTCACTCAATGCGAGACAATTGACG ATGTCAAGCTCCAGCTTGCTCCCTCATATGGCGACTTCCTTGCCTCTCTTTCCCCCAACCCCTCCACCTCCGATTTGGCGAGCCGCATGACCGATAAATTGGTGTCTGAGTTCAGGTACCTGGTCGCACAAGCGACCGGCTCATCTGCCAAGTTCCTCGAATACATGACATATGGATACATGATTGACAACATCGCCCTGTTGATCACAGGCACTTTGCATGAACGAGACACCCGAGAACTCCTGGAGCGATGCCACCCACTAGGATGGTTCGAAACACTCCCTGTGCTATGTGTTGCGACAAACATCGAGGAACTGTACAACTCTGTACTGATTGAGACCCCACTAGCTGCCTACTTCAAGGATAGTTTGAGCCACCAAGACCTGGACGAACTGAACATCGAGATCGTTCGCAATACCCTTTACAAAAACTACTTAGAAGACTTTTACAACTTCATCAACACCCACCCGGACTTCAGCGGTACACCTACACAGGACGTCATGGCGGAGATTCTGCAGTTCGAGGCGGACCGCCGCTCTATCAACATCACTCTTAACTCCTTTGGCACCGAGCTGTCCAAGCTCGAGCGCAGGAAGTTGTACCCGgaatttggcaagctttATCCGGAGGGCAGTCTTATGCTTTCCCGCGCAGAGGATGTTGAGGGTGTGGCCTTGGCTGTAAGCGCTGTGGCCGATTACAAGGCGTTCTTCGATGCCGTGGGCCTTAGCCAAAGTAGCGGCGGTCTCGGTGGTATGGGCGGAGGTCCGGCAGATGGGAAGAGCTTGGAGGATCTTTTCTACCAAAAAGAGATGGATCTGTCAAAGCTGGTTTTCACCCGTCAATTCACCCCTGCTGTGGTGTACGCCTGGATGAAGCTGAAGGAGCAG GAAATCCGAAACATCACCTGGATCTCGGAGTGCATTGCTCAGAACCAGAAGGAGAGAATTGGAAACTTCATCTCTGTTTTCTAA
- a CDS encoding Nucleolar protein nop5 yields MTLFILTETSAGYALLKAKDKKLLKRDDIAEEASTAEGVSNLLKLKSFQKFDSAASALEEAASIMEGKVTPALASLLDGIKDEKKVSLAVADTKLGNSISKLPGLDIQLVADSSTNDIFRAIREHLTTLIPGLAPSDMSTMSLGLSHSLARHKLKFSPDKIDTMIVQAIGLLDDLDKELNTYAMRVKEWYGWHFPELAKILNDNIAYAKLVLKMGMRSNWESADLAEILPEEIEGAVKAAADRSMGTEISPEDLENIQALAEQVVGFYDYRSQLASYLTSRMNAIAPNLTALVGDLVGARLIAHAGSLTSLSKSPASTIQILGAEKALFRALKTKHDTPKYGLIYHASLIGQATGRNKGKMARILAAKASLGIRVDSLAEWGDDATEEDKAALGTEARFNLERKLAGMEGKPIKPRGVAIAPNGVQAEKFDLKEARKYNPDADALASEEPAAVKKSKKEKKKLVEEVEDEEMADADSDEEAEDSDESEDEAPKKKSKKSDIEEMAAKAGLSVKRYERKLERGEIAFDKEGNPTSISKKDLKKSKKEAKKSSKDDGKKRKRSEDEDEKKKKKKSKGE; encoded by the exons ATGACGCTTTTCATCCTTACTGAGACCAGCGCGGGCTATGCCCTGCTGAAGGCTAAGGACAAGAAACTCCTCAAGCGTGATGATATCGCCGAGGAGGCCTCCACTGCAGAGGGTGTCTCCAACCT TCTCAAGTTGAAGAGCTTCCAGAAGTTCGACAGCGCTGCCTCAGCTCTGGAGGAGGCTGCCTCCATCATGGAGGGCAAGGTTACACCCGCCTTGGCCTCGCTTCTTGATGGAAtcaaggatgagaagaaggtgTCCCTCGCCGTTGCCGATACCAAGCTCG GAAACTCTATCAGCAAGCTTCCCGGTCTTGACATCCAATTGGTTGCTGACTCCAGCACCAACGACATCTTCCGTGCCATCCGTGAGCACCTCACCACCCTCATTCCCGGCCTTGCCCCCAGTGATATGTCTACCATGTCCCTTGGTCTTTCCCACTCTCTCGCCCGTCACAAGCTCAAGTTCTcccccgacaagatcgacaCTATGATCGTCCAGGCCATTGGTCTGCTCGATGATCTTGACAAGGAGCTGAACACCTACGCTATGCGTGTCAAGGAATGGTACGGATGGCACTTCCCCGAGCTGGCTAAGATCCTCAACGACAACATTGCCTACGCCAAGCTCGTCTTGAAAATGGGTATGCGCTCCAACTGGGAGTCCGCTGATCTTGCTGAGATCCTCCCCGAGGAGATCGAGGGTGCCGTCAAGGCTGCTGCCGATCGCTCTATGGGTACCGAGATCAGCCCCGAAGATTTGGAGAACATTCAGGCTCTCGCTGAGCAGGTCGTTGGTTTCTACGACTACCGCTCCCAGCTCGCCAGCTACCTCACTTCCCGCATGAACGCCATCGCACCAAACCTGACTGCCCTTGTCGGTGATCTCGTTGGTGCCCGTCTTATTGCCCACGCTGGCTCCCTCACCAGCTTGTCCAAGAGCCCCGCTAGTACCATCCAGATTCTGGGTGCTGAGAAGGCCCTTTTCCGTGCCCTTAAGACTAAGCACGACACTCCTAAGTACGGTCTGATCTACCACGCCTCTTTGATCGGCCAGGCCACCGGCCGCAACAAGGGCAAGATGGCCCGTATCCTCGCCGCCAAGGCTTCTCTGGGTATCCGTGTCGACTCCCTCGCCGAGTGGGGTGATGATGCCACCGAGGAGGACAAGGCTGCTCTCGGTACCGAGGCCCGCTTCAACCTCGAGCGCAAGCTTGCTGGTATGGAGGGCAAGCCCATTAAGCCCCGCGGTGTGGCCATTGCGCCCAACGGTGTTCAGGCCGAGAAGTTCGACCTGAAGGAAGCCCGCAAGTACAACCCCGATGCCGATGCCCTGGCCTCCGAGGAGCCTGCCGCTGTCAAGAAGTctaagaaggagaagaagaagctcgTCGAGGAggttgaggatgaggagatggCTGATGCCGACTCTGATGAGGAGGCTGAGGATTCTGATGAGTCCGAGGATGAAgcccccaagaagaagtccaagaagaGCGACATTGAGGAGATGGCTGCTAAGGCTGGTCTCAGCGTAAAGCGATACGAGCGGAAGCTCGAGCGTGGCGAGATCGCCTTCGATAAAGAAGGCAACCCCACCTCAATCAGCAAGAAGGACTTGAAGAAGTCCAAAAAGGAGGCCAAGAAGTCCAGCAAGGACGATGgaaagaagcgcaagcgttccgaagatgaagacgagaagaagaagaagaagaagtccaaggGAGAGTAA